One genomic region from Drosophila subpulchrella strain 33 F10 #4 breed RU33 chromosome 2R, RU_Dsub_v1.1 Primary Assembly, whole genome shotgun sequence encodes:
- the LOC119549126 gene encoding cyclin-dependent kinase inhibitor 1 has product MVSARVLNPVMLSEFCKMSSSPAVSRNLPCGRQLNRIKRDLFGTTKSAEGSANKTPFNAELERHQELATQKWGFDFRAGCPLTEKSSFIWERVSFQESSFAPEMYTLTRAAHVRPSADSRPSDMDVLVNERSERENFGSNLVNSSLESNTDNDSCYDSQDESLTTRFSSSNLASTSSIVLRKRQPKITEFMKERKRLAQAPKKLSPAKRLRTSSPSSSASSSSSGGFGLGTHFGAMLKRPRHN; this is encoded by the exons CAGCAGTCCGGCGGTGAGTCGCAATTTGCCCTGCGGTCGCCAGTTGAATCGCATCAAGCGTGACCTTTTCGGCACCACCAAATCCGCCGAGGGTTCAGCCAACAAGAC ACCCTTCAATGCCGAACTGGAGCGCCATCAGGAATTGGCCACGCAAAAGTGGGGCTTCGACTTCCGCGCCGGCTGCCCTTTGACCGAGAAATCCTCCTTCATCTGGGAACGCGTCAGCTTCCAGGAGTCCAGCTTTGCCCCGGAAATGTACACCCTCACCAGGGCCGCCCACGTTCGTCCCTCCGCTGATAGCAGACCCAGTGACATGGATGTCTTGGTCAACGAGCGCTCCGAGCGTGAGAACTTCGGCTCCAACCTGGTCAACTCCTCGCTGGAGTCGAACACGGATAATGACTCCTGCTACGACTCACAGGACGAGTCGCTCACAACGCGATTCAGCTCCTCCAACTTGGCCAGCACCTCCTCGATCGTCCTGCGCAAGCGACAGCCCAAAATCACAG AATTCATGAAGGAGCGCAAGCGTTTGGCCCAGGCACCCAAGAAACTATCGCCCGCAAAGCGTCTGCGCACCAGTTCTCCCAGCTCATCCGCCAGCTCGAGCTCCAGCGGAGGATTCGGATTGGGGACGCATTTTGGGGCAATGCTGAAGCGCCCCCGACACAACTAA
- the LOC119549125 gene encoding myosin light chain kinase, smooth muscle, giving the protein MIYIDDSEPEGVLEPAFPMRDVTINRNVDAHKLYDVLGEVGRGKFGTVYKCRDKANDLQLAAKFVPIPKREDKRNVEREVEIMNSLQHHLIIQLYAAYEYQKMMCVVLELIEGGELFDRVVDDEFVLTERVCRVFIRQVCEAMAFIHGNGIVHLDLKPENILVLTQKGNRIKIIDFGLARKFDPDKRLRVLFGTPEFVAPEVVNFDCISYGTDMWSVGVICYVLISGLSPFMGENDIETMSNVTIAKYDFEDECFNGISPECLDFIAKLLAKDLSTRMTAAECMKHKWLQQRPSTAAAATPITKAASMASKSRLKSVSPVTAPSESSEDSSATIEDEDDEEAESEAGQAKQEELQQDEELAKLCSAADLENKELDATKDNLKNFIVRWETHPNSPYVFDVEGNVIAPLGESYAHTRRPHGQDSLSSSRVCSPSPCESIDTMTDDERGEDADLPEEDEVRSAGFESPHSVATPINESREKLFPTVATSSPGTPTPQHLFNENFDEFSGSQSTAQQQRSMKSYLHTFDRRNSDTTYLLGRRSSGERVNLADEIRKLSDHLLMLAEINTKLGDANNNGSSSSGAVSNPPASVAPAAAPPPAAAAPPATAAPSGSTSSKTSEISQDGNRWTSKSTSSSSWNRPTAKGGLLSQASSTSQSQSSYDDGQSKAKISSLSVRLQQSIEETPKLSNGNSSSSKSLVQSQRSSTVQTMSSSNAKSITSQHVQRTSTTSSSKVFSSTASSTASTSNQIFSSASNPISTSSSHESASSRRAKFRINQMSRDVPVGLPDTHQTVNLEEAANTTKDCLLHLLEKYNETRIRNPMGRHQSISVDWHVSDNLEYRSMSSINAFFQRHNPNGGGHNVRHIQAQLEEKAAGK; this is encoded by the exons ATGATCTACATAGATGATTCAGAGCCGGAAGGTG TTCTGGAACCGGCGTTTCCTATGCGCGATGTGACCATAAATCGCAACGTGGATGCCCATAAACTTTACGATGTGCTGGGCGAGGTGGGACG CGGAAAATTCGGAACGGTTTACAAGTGCAGGGACAAGGCGAATGACCTTCAGCTGGCGGCCAAGTTTGTACCGATCCCAAAACGCGAGGACAAGCGGAATGTGGAGCGGGAGGTGGAGATTATGAATTCATTGCAGCATCACCTCATTATACAATTGTACGCGGCATACGAATATCAGAAAATGATGTGCGTCGTCCTGGAACT CATTGAAGGTGGTGAGCTTTTTGATCGAGTGGTGGACGATGAGTTCGTCCTCACCGAAAGGGTCTGCCGGGTCTTCATTCGCCAGGTGTGTGAGGCCATGGCCTTTATCCATGGCAATGGCATAGTCCATCTGGATCTGAAGCCCGAAAACATTCTAGTGCTCACACAAAAGGGCAATCGCATTAAGATCATTGACTTTGGACTAGCACGTAAATTTGATCCAGATAAGCGTCTCAGG GTTCTCTTCGGCACACCGGAGTTTGTGGCGCCAGAAGTGGTTAACTTCGACTGTATATCCTATGGAACAGATATGTGGAGTGTCGGCGTTATATGCTATGTGCT CATCTCAGGACTGTCGCCTTTCATGGGCGAGAACGACATTGAAACAATGTCAAATGTAACCATTGCGAAATACGATTTCGAGGATGAATGCTTTAATGGCATATCCCCCGAGTGTCTGGATTTCATAGCCAAGTTGCTGGCCAAGGACCTGAG CACCCGGATGACAGCCGCCGAGTGCATGAAGCACAAATGGCTCCAGCAGCGACCGTCTACCGCCGCCGCAGCCACGCCCATCACAAAGGCCGCCTCCATGGCCTCCAAGTCGCGCCTGAAGTCCGTGTCTCCGGTGACGGCTCCCTCGGAGTCCTCCGAGGACTCCTCGGCCACCatcgaggacgaggacgacgaGGAGGCGGAGTCGGAGGCGGGGCAGGCGAAGCAGGAGGAGCTCCAGCAGGACGAGGAGCTGGCCAAGCTCTGCAGCGCCGCCGATCTGGAG AACAAGGAGCTGGATGCCACGAAGGACAACCTGAAGAACTTCATCGTGCGCTGGGAGACGCATCCGAACAGTCCGTACGTGTTCGACGTGGAGGGCAATGTGATTGCGCCGCTGGGCGAGAGCTACGCGCATACCCGGAGGCCCCACGGCCAGGACAGCCTCTCCTCCTCTAGAG TTTGTTCGCCTTCGCCCTGCGAATCGATTGACACCATGACGGATGACGAACGAGGCGAGGATGCGGATCTGCCGGAGGAGGATGAAGTCCGCAGTGCGGGCTTCGAGAGTCCCCACTCGGTGGCCACGCCCATCAACGAATCCCGGGAGAAGCTGTTCCCCACGGTGGCCACCTCCAGTCCGGGCACGCCCACGCCGCAGCACCTGTTCAACGAGAACTTCGACGAGTTCTCCGGCAGCCAATCCACCGCCCAGCAGCAGAGGAGTATGAAGAGCTATCTGCACACCTTCGACCGCAGGAACTCGGATACCACCTACCTCCTGGGTCGTCGGAGTTCCGGGGAGCGTGTGAATCTGGCGGATGAGATCCGGAAGCTGTCCGATCACCTGCTGATGCTGGCCGAGATTAACACCAAGCTGGGGGATGCCAACAATAATGGCAGTAGTAGTAGTGGAGCAGTATCTAATCCTCCTGCTTCtgttgctcctgctgctgctcctcctccagctgctgctgctcctccagcTACTGCTGCTCCTTCTGGCAGTACCTCTAGCAAAACATCCGAGATCAGCCAGGATGGCAATAGGTGGACCAGCAAAAGCACCTCCAGCAGCAGCTGGAATCGTCCCACAGCAAAGGGAGGACTCCTCAGCCAGGCCAGCAGCACTTCGCAGAGCCAAAGCAGCTACGATGATGGCCAAAGCAAGGCCAAGATCAGTTCGCTCTCCGTGAGACTCCAGCAGTCCATCGAGGAAACACCAAAGTTAAGCAATGGCAACAGCTCATCCAGCAAATCCCTGGTGCAATCCCAGCGCTCGTCCACGGTACAAACGATGAGCAGTTCCAATGCCAAGAGCATCACCAGTCAGCATGTACAAAGAACCAGCACCACCAGCTCCTCGAAGGTGTTCTCCAGCACCGCCAGCAGTACCGCCAGCACCAGCAACCAAATCTTCTCCAGCGCCAGCAATCCAATCTCCACCAGCTCCAGCCACGAATCGGCCAGCAGTCGTCGGGCCAAGTTCCGGATAAACCAAATGAGTCGGGATGTGCCCGTGGGACTGCCGGACACCCACCAAACCGTGAATCTGGAGGAGGCGGCCAACACCACCAAGGACTGCCTGCTGCATCTGCTGGAGAAGTACAACGAGACGCGCATCCGCAATCCCATGGGTCGTCACCAGAGCATCAGCGTAGATTGGCATGTCAGCGATAACCTGGAGTACCGCTCCATGAGCTCCATCAATGCCTTCTTCCAGCGGCACAACCCCAACGGCGGTGGCCACAACGTCCGGCACATCCAGGCCCAGCTGGAGGAGAAGGCGGCGGGGAAGTAG
- the LOC119550971 gene encoding uncharacterized protein LOC119550971, whose translation MSLKFVEVLLLLSIVTLGLIRADLDCRMESVEKIVGDEETLVDFNVRLIGRERLLNGTLNILVDLDDEVEFAHEIFAHRNGDWVPSSIGVRYKTCKYMSLIYDKYFGPFFKDSDLPRGKDTCPLKKGNYYFKNIEVTAENWAHYARMGLVKSVLTIRKNNITYGGLICVIVLQEKVF comes from the exons ATGTCCTTAAAGTTTGTGGAAGTCCTTCTGCTCCTGTCCATCGTCACTTTG GGCCTGATACGAGCTGATTTGGATTGTCGAATGGAATCGGTTGAAAAAATTGTGGGCGACGAGGAAACACTGGTTGATTTCAACGTTCGGTTGATTGGACGGGAACGCTTATTAAATGGGACACTTAACATACTCGTTGATTTGGATGACGAAGTCGAATTCGCTCACGAAATATTCGCCCATCGAAATGGAGATTGGGTGCCCTCCAGTATTGGTGTTCGTTATAAGACCTGCAAGTACATGTCCCTTATTTATGACAAGTATTTTGGGCCATTCTTCAAGGACTCTGACCTTCCAAGAGGTAAAGACACCTGTCCCTTGAAAAAGGGCAATTATTACTTCAAAAATATAGAGGTAACTGCTGAAAATTGGGCTCATTATGCCAGGATGGGTTTGGTCAAATCAGTGCTAACCATTAGAAAAAACAACATAACATATGGAGGATTAATATGTGTCATAGTTTTACAAGAGAAAGTTTTCTAA
- the LOC119549628 gene encoding uncharacterized protein LOC119549628 produces MEAVEGQSLVIKMAQKNKETQTVKLMAGGGLANNWFAPGAYAAGAVSFGGHPLIHPPTVPQPAISCQFYMDREEQLYRRACQMKGIRVERLHEIREEEDDSNGSEEEHSKGIRYRYTLDEMKSYNPYRFINF; encoded by the exons ATGGAAGCCGTCGAGGGTCAGAGCTTGGTCATCAAAATGGCCCAGAAGAACAAGG AGACCCAAACTGTAAAGCTGATGGCCGGTGGCGGTCTGGCCAACAACTGGTTTGCCCCAGGGGCCTATGCGGCAGGAGCGGTTTCATTTGGCGGCCATCCACTGATCCATCCGCCGACCGTTCCCCAGCCAGCCATCTCGTGCCAGTTCTACATGGATCGGGAGGAGCAGCTGTACCGCCGCGCCTGCCAGATGAAGGGCATCCGGGTGGAGCGACTGCACGAGATCcgcgaggaggaggacgactCGAATGGATCCGAGGAGGAGCACTCGAAGGGCATCCGCTACCGCTACACCCTGGACGAGATGAAAAGCTACAACCCCTACCGTTTCATCAACTTTTAA